The genomic DNA CTGGGCTTCACCTCCTTCGGCGGCCCCGCGGCCCACATGGCCCTGATGGAGGACGAGGTGGTGCGCCGCCGCCGCTGGCTCAGCCGCGGCGAGTTCCTGGATCTGCTGGGCGCGGCCAACCTCATTCCCGGGCCCAACTCCACGGAGCTGGCCATCCACCTCGGCCATCGGCGCGCGGGCTGGGCGGGACTGCTGGTGGCTGGTACCTGCTTCATCCTCCCCGCGGCGCTCATCGTCTCGGCCGCCGCCTGGGCCTATGTGCGCTTCGGCGGCCTGCCCTCGGCCGGAGGGCTTCTGTATGGTGTGAAGCCCGTCATCATCGCGGTGGTCCTCCAGGCCCTCTGGGGGCTGGGGCGGGCAGCGGTGAAGACACGCCTGCTGGCCCTCGTGGGGCTGGCCGCTGCCGCGGCCCATGGGCTGGGCGTCCACGAGCTGCTCATCCTGCTGAGCAGCGGCGCCTTCATGGCGCTCGGGTACTGGGGCCAGCGCGTCCCGGGGCAAGGCCGGGACGGCAAGGATCCGGCGGGAATGCTGGCGGGAGCCCCCTGGCTCCTGAACGGCGTGGCGATGGGGGCAGCGGGGGCCGTGCCCTTCAGCCTGGGAGGACTGTTCCTCTTCTTCCTGAAGGTAGGCTCGGTGCTCTTCGGCAGCGGCTACGTGCTGCTGGCCTTCCTTCGCGCGGACCTGGTGGAGCGGTGGGGCTGGCTCACGGAGGCGCAGCTCCTGGATGCCGTGGCGGTGGGCCAGGTGACGCCGGGCCCCGTCTTCACCACGGCCACGTTCATCGGCTACCTGCTCGCGGGGCCCACGGGCGCGGCGGTGGCCACGGTGGGCATCTTCCTGCCCGCGTTCTTCTTCGTCGCGGTGAGTGGTCCGCTGGTGCCGCGCCTGCGCCGCTCCAGGCTGGCCGGGGCCGTTCTGGATGGCATCAATGTGGCCTCGCTCGCCCTGATGGCCACGGTGACGTGGCAGCTGGGGCGGGCAGCCCTCGTGGATGCCTGGACGGTGGGCCTGGCGCTGCTGAGCGCCGTGCTGCTCCTGCGCTTCCGCCTCAACTCCGCGTGGCTGGTCCTGGGAGGCAGCCTCGCGGGCATTCTGCTCTGGACCTATTAGGGAACAGGCAAGGCCAGGGCGCGCCGGACCAGCCCCTCCAGGGGTTCCCACTCGATGAGGAAGCCATCGTGGCCGTGCAGGCTGGGGAGCTCCGCGTACTCCGAATGGCGGCCCTGCGCCCGGAGGCGTTCGGACAACGCCACCATGTGCGAGGGGAAGAAGAGCTGATCCCGGTCGATGCCCACGCACAGGGTACTGGCCCGGATGCGGGACACGCCCCAGGCCGCCTCCGGGGCGGTGCCGGGCCGGCGGGAGAGATCATGATGATCCATGGCCCCCAGCAGCGAGAGGTAGGCCCGGGAATCGAAGCGCGCGCGCAGTTGCTGCCCCTGATGCTCCAGGTAACCCTGCACGGGGTAGAGCCCGCCCAGGGGCTGCTCCGGGGGAGGCCGGGCCTGGCGCAGCTCCAGGCCGGGCTCCGCGCGATAGGTCAACATGGCGAGCTGCCGCGCCAGCTCCAGGCCGCGCGGGGCCGCCTCCGGGAACGCCAGGTCCAGCAGCAGGGCCTGCCGGGCCACGTGGTTCCACCCGGCAATCCAGGAGCTGGCCGCCTCGCACGCGGCGATGGGAAGGAGCCGCTCGAAGCGCTCGGGCGCCAGGACCGCGAGGCACAGGGCAATCATCCCGCCCAGCGAGCCGCCCGCGAGGAGCTCCACCCGCTGGATGCCCAGCGCGTCCAGCGATTGGAGGATGGCGCGGGCCTGGTCCCACGGGGTGAGGGTGGCAGGCAAGGCCCGCGCATCGAGCGAGGGCGGTGCCAGGAGCTGCGGCGCGAAGCCCCCGGTGCGGCGGTCCTCCGCCCGGGAGGGAAAGCCCTCATCCGCGGGGCCCGAGCTCCCATAACAGGAGCCCAGGTTGTTGAAGCACAGCAGGCGCATCCGCTCCGGATCCAGCACCCGTCCCGGGCCGATGAGGGGCTCCCACCACCCCCCGGGCCCGCCCGCCCGCATGTCGCCCGTGAGCGCATGCACGAGCAGCACCGTGGGCACGGACGGATCCGGCTTCTGGAAGGCCCTCGGGTTCAACGCGAGGCCCAACTGGCGCTGCTCCGCCCGCGTGCGGTGGACGGGCCGAAGGGCGTTCCGCCGCACCTCCGCCTCGGGCAGGACGTGGGCCCGGGACCGGAGCCAGGCCTCCTCCTGCCCCGGGCCCCACCACCAGCCACGGGCCACATGTGACGTGAGCCACGCCCCTCCTTCGAGGAGCAGCTCCGGAAGCGGGAGATCAAAAACCTGCGGCAGGGAGGCCATGGGACGGGTTTCCAGAAGGCAGGGGGAGGACGCCAGGGGCTCAGGACGCGGCGAGGGCCTGATCCAGATCCGCGCGCAGGTCGTCGAGGTGCTCGAGGCCCACCGACAGGCGCACGAGCCCATCCGAGACGCCCGTGCTCAGGCGCTCCTCGGGGGTGAGCTGCTGGTGCGTGGTGCTGGCCGGGTGGATGATGAGCGAGCGCGTGTCACCGATGTTCGCCAGCAGGCTCCACAGCTTCACCCCATCGATGAGCTTGCGCCCCGCCTCCACGCCCCCCTTCACCCCGAACGCGACGAGCCCACCGGCGCCGTTGCGCAGGTACTTCTTCGCGTGGGCGAACGAGGGGTCCTCCTCCAGCCCGGGGTAGCGCACCCACTCCACGCGCGGGTGGGTGCGCAGCCAGCGCGCCACGGCGAGCGCGTTCTCCGAGTGGCGCTCCACGCGCAGCTTCAGCGTCTCCAGGCCCAGGATGAAGGCGTGCGCGTTGAAGGGGCTCAGCGCGGCGCCCAGGTCCCTCAGCCCCTCGAGCCGCGCCTTGGCGATGAAGGCCGCCGGCCCGAAGGCCTCGTGCAGCCGCAGCCCGTGGTAACCGGGGTTGGGCTCGGTGAACTCGGGGAAGCGGCCATTGTTCCAGGGGAAGGTGCCCCCATCCACGATGACGCCGCCAATCGACGTGCCGTGGCCACCGATGTACTTCGTGGCGCTGTGCACCACGATGTTCGCCCCGTGGCGCAGCGGGTTGAAGAGCGCGGGGGACAGCGCCGTGTTGTCCACGATGAGCGGGATGCCCGCCTCGCGGGCAATGGCGCCCAGCGCCTCGAAGTCCGGGATGTCCAGGCGCGGGTTGCCAACGGACTCGATGTAGAGCGCCTTCGTCTTCGGGCCGATGGCCGCGCGCACGGTGTCCAGCCGGTTCGCATCCACGAAGCGCGCGGTGATGCCAAAGCGCGGCAGCGTCACCTTGAAGAGGTTGTATGTGCCGCCGTAGAGGCTGGTGGCCGAGACGAACTCATCGCCCGCCTTGAGGATGTTCACCAGCGCGAGCGTCTCGGCCGCCTGGCCCGAGGCGACCGCCAGCGCCCCCACGCCGCCCTCCAGCGCCGCGATGCGCTTCTCGAAGACGTCCGTGGTGGGGTTGGTGATGCGCGTATAGATGTTGCCGGGCTCCTTCAGCGCGAACAGGTTCGCGGCGTGCTCCGCGTTGCGGAAGCGGTAGCTGGTCGTCTGGTAGATGGGGACGGCGCGCGAGCCCGTGGTGGGGTCCGGCTCGTAGCCCGCGTGGAGGGCCAGGGTCTCGAAGTGCGTCGTCGTCGGCTTGGGCGTGCTCATCGGGTGTTCCTCGGGTGGGGGAAAAAGCCACGAGGACACAGGAGGCCAGACGCGACAGAGCCCACCGTCCCTCGCGGGGTGGGTGGGCTCCGGTCACTTCGCCACAGGTCGACGGCAGACGGTCAACCGGCGGCGGGCCGAGGCCCACCACACGGCATGCACATTCGACAGCTGGCGAAGGCCACGGAGTTCATTGCGGCCAGCAAGATGACGGCTGTCCGCGATATTGTCAAGTCATCCGTCAAAACGGACGGACGCCCTCCGGTCAGGGCAGGCGGCCCTGCAGGGAGGGCCAGCGCGCCTTCACCCACTCGCGCACGTACTCCACCTCCTGCTCGTAGGTGGTGAAGTCCTGGCGCGAGTTCCAGCGGGGGAAGTTGGGCTGGCCGATGGTGCCCGGCGCGCCGAAGGCCTGGTAGGCGGTGGACCACTCGGCCCAGTCCCGGCGGGCCGCGGGCCCCGTCTCCTGGACGTAGCCGTCGATGAGCGAGAGCACCGTCTCCAGCTTCAGCTCGTTGCGCAGCAGGCGCTGGTAGCGCTCGCGCATGGGGTCCGCGAGGGCGGGCTCGGCGAGCATCCGCGAGAACAGCAGGTTGTCCTCGGCGAAGGTGGGGCGCGCGGTGGGGCTGGAGCGGGTGGTGTCGAAGTTCTGGCCAAAGCTCGCGTCCAGGTCCCAGGGGATGAAGCGCCAGGGGCCGCCGGTGGACGGATCGAACGCGTGGTAGGCGTTCTTGCCCTGCGAGTCCGTGCCGAGGATGAGCGTGTTGAAGATCCACCAGTCCTGGTAGTCATTGCCCGCCAGCCGCGTGCCGAAGCCCTCGCGGAAGGTGGTGGCGTCCGAGTCCGAGACGAAGCCGATGAGCGCGGACAGGGTGTCGAAGGCGTGAGGCTTGCCCTCCTCGGGGATGCCCTCCTCCTTCTCCAGCCCCTCGTGCAGCCCCGCCTTCGGGGTGCCGTCCTTGCGAAGCCGCGAGAAGTTGGCGTCCTTGTCCACGGCCTTGAAGAGATCCGAGTCCTTGGACAGACCATGGGCCGCCAGCAGGCGCTTGTTGATGTGGTCCGCCACCGTGTACATGCCCCGGTAGCGGTTGTTCACATAGAGCACCGCGCTGAAGGTGCGGATCTGCACGTGGGCCGGATCCATCCGGTTCCACAAGTCGAAGGCCAGCCGCGAGCGCAGGTACGAGTTGTCATTGAAGGTGGTGATGAGCACCACGCGCTTGCGGTCCGTGAAGCCCCCGCCAAACACCGGCTCGTTGAAGAGGTCCTCGTCCGGGAACTTGAGCGTGAGGCTGCGCTTGGGAAAGACGCTGGAGGTGGCGCCCCGGTACTTCGCCTCGATGGTGTAGGGCTTGCCCCGGTAGACGATCTGCACGGGGCGGTACTCGCCCGCGGTGAGGCCCCGCTCATCGTGGGTGAGGTGCAACACCGGGAGGCCGTACTCCTCGGTGTAGGCGGCCGCGTTCACGATGGGCACATTGCCGGGCGCCGCGCGGTTGTCCGCCACGCCCACCTTCAGGGTGCCCTTCTCGCCGGTGCTCTCCTCCTTGAGCACGAGGTTCCACACGGCCGCCTGGTCCTTGCCCGGCGTCCAGCTCAACGTGCCGCTCGCCGCATCGAAGCGGGCCCCGGGCGGCAGGTTCTCCACGGCGAAGCGCAGGCCTTGCGCGGCGTGGCCCGTGCCGCAGGTGATTTGCGCGGACAGGGCCTCGCCCTCGAGCACCCAGCGGGCCGCGCCCGCGGTGGGCGCACAGACGGAGGACGCGGGCGGCTGGCCAGGCTCCTGCTCCACCGGAGGGGTCTCCGGCTCCGGCGTACCGCTGCCAGGAGTCTCCGGAGGCGGCCCGGCCGGAGGCGTGACGCCGGGAACGGACGGAGGCTCAGGGCTCTCCGGGGATGCAGGGTCCGAGCAGGCAACCGAGCAACCCACCACCGTCAGACAGAACCCCCACCCCAGGACACCCCTCAGCCAACGAAGTCCGCGCACCCCACCCCTCCCCGCATCGCTGCGTCCCGAGAAATAATCATCCCGGGCCCGGAGGGCAGCCCGCCCCGCGGACGCCTCTGTCAGCCCGCGGACGCATGCGCGGGGATGCTGCCCCCCGTCCGGCGATGGCGCCAGGCCTTCTCCGCGCTGATGACCGGCAGGATGACGGCCGCGGCCAGCGCCGAGAGCCCCAGGTCCTTCCACCCCAGCGCGGCGGTCCCGAAGATCTTCTGCATGAACGGCAGGTAGATGAAGCCCAGCTGCAGCACCACCAGCGCGCCGATGCCCAGGAAGACCATGGGGTTGCTGAACAGGCCCAGCTTGAACAGCGAGCCATGCAGGCTGCGGCACATCAGCAGGTAGAAGATCTGGAACAGGATGACCGTCGTCACGGCCATGGTCTGGGCCTGCCGCAGCGACCCCTCGGAGCCGGTCCGGTCCGCCTCCGCCTGCAACTCCCAGGAGAAGAGGCCGATGGCGCCGGCGGCCATCACCACCGCGGCGACGGCGGTGCGCACCATCACGAAGCGGCTGAGCACCGGCTCGGTGGGCGCCCGGGGCGCCCGGCGCATCAGGTGGGGCTCCTTGGCCTCGAAGGCCAGGGGCAGCGCCAGCGCCACGGTGGCCACCAGGTTGATCCACAGGAACTGCACGGGGAGCATGGGCATCAACGGCGCCAGCACGCCTCCGGCCACCTCTTGAATGGGGAAGAAGGCCACGCTGAAGGCCAGGATGAGCGCCAACCCCAGGTTGGTGGGCAGCACGAAGGCCAGCGACTTGACGAGGTTGTCGTAGACGCGGCGGCCCTCCTCCACCGCAGAGACGATGGTGGTGAAGTTGTCATCCGTGAGGACGATGTCGGCGGACTCCTTGGACACCGCCGTGCCGGTGATGCCCATGGCCACGCCGATGTTGGCCTGCTTGAGGGCGGGCGCATCGTTGACGCCATCGCCCGTCATGGCCACCACCTGGTGCCGGGCCTGGAGCGCCCGCACCAGCCGCAGCTTGTGCTCGGGGGCCACACGGGCGAACACGTGCGTGGAGGCCGCCACCTCCTGCAACTGGGTGTCATCCAGCTCCGCGAGCCGCTGCCCCGTCACCACCTCGCCCTCCGGCAGCCCCAGCTTGCGGCCGATGCTCTCCGCCGTCTTCTGGTGGTCCCCGGTGATCATCTTCACGACGATGCCCGCCTCATGGCACGCGCGCACCGCGGCGATGACCTCCTGGCGGGGCGGATCAATCATCCCTTGCAGGCCCAGCAGGGCGAAGCCCCCCTCCACGTCCTCGGGCTTCAACCCCGCGTGGGAGGCAGGCACGGCCTTGCGCGCCACGGCCAGCACGCGCATGCCCTGGCTCGCCAGGCGGTCCATCTCCTGGAGCACCGCGTCGTGCGAGGCCCCGTCCTGCTGGCAGCGCTTGAGCACCACCTCCGGCGCCCCCTTGAGGAAGATGGCCCGCTGGCCCTCGCCGTCCTCGTTGAGGGTGGCCATGAACTGGTGCTCGGACTCGAAGGGAATCGCGTCCACCCGGCCGCAGCGCCCGCGAATCTCCTTCACGCGCACGCCCGCCTTCTCCGCGGCCACCAGGAGGGCGCCTTCCGTGGGGTCTCCGGTGATGGAGCCCTTTCCCTCCGTCTGGAGCGCCGCATCGTTGCAGAGCACCCCGGCCCGGAGCAGCTCCACCGCCGTGGGGGGCAGCTCCCCGGCGGGCTTGCCCTCGGCCTGGAACTCGCCCTCGATGGCATAGCCCACGCCGGACACGGACCAGGCGCCCTCGGGCGTCCACAGCGCCTGCACCGTCATCTCGTTGCGGGTGAGCGTGCCCGTCTTGTCCGAGCAGATGACCGTCGTGCTGCCCAGCGTCTCCACGGCGGGCAGCTTGCGGATGACCGCCTGGCGCGCCGCCATGCGCTGCACGCCGATGGCCAGCGCGATGGTGACGATGGCGGGCAGCCCCTCGGGGATGGCGGCGACCGCCAGGGTGATGGCCACCAGCA from Stigmatella aurantiaca includes the following:
- the chrA gene encoding chromate efflux transporter yields the protein MNDPGDTRGLAPRRPEARRLKEVALLFLRLGFTSFGGPAAHMALMEDEVVRRRRWLSRGEFLDLLGAANLIPGPNSTELAIHLGHRRAGWAGLLVAGTCFILPAALIVSAAAWAYVRFGGLPSAGGLLYGVKPVIIAVVLQALWGLGRAAVKTRLLALVGLAAAAAHGLGVHELLILLSSGAFMALGYWGQRVPGQGRDGKDPAGMLAGAPWLLNGVAMGAAGAVPFSLGGLFLFFLKVGSVLFGSGYVLLAFLRADLVERWGWLTEAQLLDAVAVGQVTPGPVFTTATFIGYLLAGPTGAAVATVGIFLPAFFFVAVSGPLVPRLRRSRLAGAVLDGINVASLALMATVTWQLGRAALVDAWTVGLALLSAVLLLRFRLNSAWLVLGGSLAGILLWTY
- a CDS encoding cation-translocating P-type ATPase; protein product: MTVAKPSSRAPSESWHALAPEAVLERIRSTPEGLSEQEAQQRLAQHGPNILKRESQNSPWKVLFRQINNPLIWVLLGSAALAIGLGKVTDGLVVLAVVVLNTLIGFIQEFRAGQAIEALARMVPETVTALRGGTKISLAAEKLVPGDVVELASGDKVPADMRLISARNLQVEEAALTGESVPVRKQLPAVAENASLGDRTNLTFGGTLVTSGAARAVVVATGDTTELGRISRMLGEATDMQTPMTKALATIGRYLTGAILAMSVVLLGVGLLRGYALSEALLVAITLAVAAIPEGLPAIVTIALAIGVQRMAARQAVIRKLPAVETLGSTTVICSDKTGTLTRNEMTVQALWTPEGAWSVSGVGYAIEGEFQAEGKPAGELPPTAVELLRAGVLCNDAALQTEGKGSITGDPTEGALLVAAEKAGVRVKEIRGRCGRVDAIPFESEHQFMATLNEDGEGQRAIFLKGAPEVVLKRCQQDGASHDAVLQEMDRLASQGMRVLAVARKAVPASHAGLKPEDVEGGFALLGLQGMIDPPRQEVIAAVRACHEAGIVVKMITGDHQKTAESIGRKLGLPEGEVVTGQRLAELDDTQLQEVAASTHVFARVAPEHKLRLVRALQARHQVVAMTGDGVNDAPALKQANIGVAMGITGTAVSKESADIVLTDDNFTTIVSAVEEGRRVYDNLVKSLAFVLPTNLGLALILAFSVAFFPIQEVAGGVLAPLMPMLPVQFLWINLVATVALALPLAFEAKEPHLMRRAPRAPTEPVLSRFVMVRTAVAAVVMAAGAIGLFSWELQAEADRTGSEGSLRQAQTMAVTTVILFQIFYLLMCRSLHGSLFKLGLFSNPMVFLGIGALVVLQLGFIYLPFMQKIFGTAALGWKDLGLSALAAAVILPVISAEKAWRHRRTGGSIPAHASAG
- a CDS encoding alpha/beta fold hydrolase, with translation MASLPQVFDLPLPELLLEGGAWLTSHVARGWWWGPGQEEAWLRSRAHVLPEAEVRRNALRPVHRTRAEQRQLGLALNPRAFQKPDPSVPTVLLVHALTGDMRAGGPGGWWEPLIGPGRVLDPERMRLLCFNNLGSCYGSSGPADEGFPSRAEDRRTGGFAPQLLAPPSLDARALPATLTPWDQARAILQSLDALGIQRVELLAGGSLGGMIALCLAVLAPERFERLLPIAACEAASSWIAGWNHVARQALLLDLAFPEAAPRGLELARQLAMLTYRAEPGLELRQARPPPEQPLGGLYPVQGYLEHQGQQLRARFDSRAYLSLLGAMDHHDLSRRPGTAPEAAWGVSRIRASTLCVGIDRDQLFFPSHMVALSERLRAQGRHSEYAELPSLHGHDGFLIEWEPLEGLVRRALALPVP
- a CDS encoding CotH kinase family protein; its protein translation is MRGLRWLRGVLGWGFCLTVVGCSVACSDPASPESPEPPSVPGVTPPAGPPPETPGSGTPEPETPPVEQEPGQPPASSVCAPTAGAARWVLEGEALSAQITCGTGHAAQGLRFAVENLPPGARFDAASGTLSWTPGKDQAAVWNLVLKEESTGEKGTLKVGVADNRAAPGNVPIVNAAAYTEEYGLPVLHLTHDERGLTAGEYRPVQIVYRGKPYTIEAKYRGATSSVFPKRSLTLKFPDEDLFNEPVFGGGFTDRKRVVLITTFNDNSYLRSRLAFDLWNRMDPAHVQIRTFSAVLYVNNRYRGMYTVADHINKRLLAAHGLSKDSDLFKAVDKDANFSRLRKDGTPKAGLHEGLEKEEGIPEEGKPHAFDTLSALIGFVSDSDATTFREGFGTRLAGNDYQDWWIFNTLILGTDSQGKNAYHAFDPSTGGPWRFIPWDLDASFGQNFDTTRSSPTARPTFAEDNLLFSRMLAEPALADPMRERYQRLLRNELKLETVLSLIDGYVQETGPAARRDWAEWSTAYQAFGAPGTIGQPNFPRWNSRQDFTTYEQEVEYVREWVKARWPSLQGRLP
- a CDS encoding O-acetylhomoserine aminocarboxypropyltransferase/cysteine synthase family protein; protein product: MSTPKPTTTHFETLALHAGYEPDPTTGSRAVPIYQTTSYRFRNAEHAANLFALKEPGNIYTRITNPTTDVFEKRIAALEGGVGALAVASGQAAETLALVNILKAGDEFVSATSLYGGTYNLFKVTLPRFGITARFVDANRLDTVRAAIGPKTKALYIESVGNPRLDIPDFEALGAIAREAGIPLIVDNTALSPALFNPLRHGANIVVHSATKYIGGHGTSIGGVIVDGGTFPWNNGRFPEFTEPNPGYHGLRLHEAFGPAAFIAKARLEGLRDLGAALSPFNAHAFILGLETLKLRVERHSENALAVARWLRTHPRVEWVRYPGLEEDPSFAHAKKYLRNGAGGLVAFGVKGGVEAGRKLIDGVKLWSLLANIGDTRSLIIHPASTTHQQLTPEERLSTGVSDGLVRLSVGLEHLDDLRADLDQALAAS